A window of the Nibribacter ruber genome harbors these coding sequences:
- a CDS encoding Do family serine endopeptidase — translation MKTKQLMLGLMLSAMMGGGVAIGGYKLLEDDQPTAGQQLPNTNVRYTSAMRDGKVVVPEGLNFQTAAELVTPAVVHVTTEYKMQTRQMPSDMHPFFRDFFGDEGMEGYQRQQGPAMGSGSGVIIASNGYIVTNNHVIDKADKIEVILDDKRKFEATLVGTDPNTDIALLKINSDNLPALRYANSDNVKVGEWVLAVGNPFNLNSTVTAGIISAKGRNVGILQGAGNYSVESFLQTDAAVNPGNSGGALVNLNGDLIGINTAIASQTGTFSGYSFAVPSAIVSKVVDDLLKFGEVQRALLGVQMQEIDAKLAADKKLKDLNGVFVAGFSESSAAKSAGIEEGDVITEINGVKVNTGAQLQEQVTRYRPGDKIKVGYSRGGNTKTVNVTLRNANGNTEIVKRDPNSPKSMTIDGAKFEAASKKDLNSLDITGGVRISGVEKSAFADSGIKDGFIITQIDKKPTSAPEDVNEILKSTRRGGLLIEGVYPDGRRAYYAIGR, via the coding sequence ATGAAAACAAAACAATTAATGCTAGGGCTCATGCTCTCTGCCATGATGGGCGGCGGCGTGGCCATTGGAGGCTATAAACTGCTGGAAGACGATCAACCCACTGCGGGACAGCAGTTGCCTAACACCAACGTACGGTACACCAGTGCCATGCGGGACGGCAAAGTAGTAGTGCCGGAAGGCCTCAATTTTCAAACCGCTGCTGAGCTGGTGACCCCGGCGGTGGTGCACGTGACCACGGAGTATAAAATGCAGACCCGCCAGATGCCAAGCGACATGCACCCGTTCTTCCGGGATTTCTTTGGCGATGAAGGCATGGAAGGCTACCAGCGACAGCAAGGTCCGGCCATGGGTTCTGGTTCTGGAGTCATCATTGCCTCTAACGGCTACATTGTCACCAACAACCACGTCATTGACAAGGCAGACAAGATTGAAGTGATTCTGGACGACAAACGCAAGTTTGAAGCCACCTTGGTAGGCACAGACCCCAACACCGACATCGCTTTGTTGAAAATCAACTCTGATAACCTGCCGGCCTTGCGCTACGCCAACTCAGACAACGTGAAAGTGGGCGAGTGGGTATTGGCCGTGGGCAACCCGTTCAACCTCAACTCTACTGTGACGGCGGGTATCATCAGTGCCAAAGGTCGTAACGTGGGTATTCTGCAGGGTGCCGGCAATTACAGCGTAGAGTCTTTCTTACAGACAGACGCCGCCGTGAACCCGGGCAACAGTGGGGGTGCTTTGGTGAACCTGAATGGAGACTTGATTGGCATCAACACCGCCATTGCGTCGCAGACGGGTACCTTCTCTGGTTATTCCTTTGCCGTGCCATCTGCTATTGTAAGCAAAGTGGTGGATGACTTGCTGAAGTTCGGGGAGGTACAGCGTGCCTTGCTGGGCGTGCAGATGCAGGAGATTGACGCCAAACTGGCCGCCGATAAGAAATTGAAAGACCTGAACGGTGTGTTTGTGGCTGGTTTCTCTGAGAGCAGCGCCGCCAAATCTGCCGGTATTGAAGAAGGTGACGTGATCACTGAGATCAACGGCGTGAAGGTGAACACCGGGGCCCAGTTGCAGGAACAGGTAACGCGCTACCGTCCGGGTGACAAGATCAAGGTTGGCTACAGCCGCGGCGGAAACACCAAGACCGTGAACGTGACTTTGCGCAATGCCAACGGCAACACCGAGATTGTGAAGCGTGATCCTAACTCGCCTAAATCTATGACCATTGACGGGGCCAAGTTTGAGGCCGCCAGCAAGAAAGACCTCAACAGCCTGGACATTACCGGCGGGGTTAGAATCTCGGGTGTAGAGAAAAGCGCCTTCGCTGATTCTGGCATCAAGGACGGTTTCATCATCACCCAGATTGACAAGAAACCTACCAGCGCGCCAGAAGACGTGAACGAAATCTTGAAGAGCACCCGTCGGGGCGGTCTCTTGATTGAAGGCGTTTACCCAGACGGTAGACGCGCCTACTACGCCATTGGCCGCTAG
- a CDS encoding Hsp20/alpha crystallin family protein yields MTVVKYHPLYQDRMPQTFSSLLDNFFNEAVTSRKAVGFTPQVDLWETKEAYAVEVALPGLKKEDIHVEFQEGVLTVSGERKQREESQEQKYRRVESNYGKFSRSFQLPEQVDGAAINAQFENGVLHISLLKVEVKVVKHQISVK; encoded by the coding sequence ATGACAGTGGTTAAATATCATCCGTTGTACCAAGACAGAATGCCGCAGACATTCAGCAGTTTGTTAGATAATTTTTTCAATGAGGCAGTCACTTCCCGAAAGGCCGTGGGATTCACGCCGCAGGTAGACCTGTGGGAAACCAAGGAAGCCTATGCCGTAGAGGTGGCTTTGCCTGGTCTGAAGAAAGAAGACATCCATGTAGAGTTTCAGGAAGGCGTCTTGACGGTGAGCGGCGAGCGGAAGCAAAGAGAAGAGAGCCAGGAGCAGAAGTACCGCCGGGTAGAAAGCAATTACGGTAAATTCAGCCGGTCTTTCCAACTGCCAGAGCAGGTAGACGGTGCTGCCATCAACGCCCAGTTTGAGAACGGCGTGCTGCATATATCACTGCTCAAGGTAGAAGTGAAGGTAGTGAAGCACCAGATCTCTGTGAAGTAA